Below is a genomic region from Anas platyrhynchos isolate ZD024472 breed Pekin duck chromosome 4, IASCAAS_PekinDuck_T2T, whole genome shotgun sequence.
CTCAGTGTGTACAGTGCATCTTTGAGGAAAACACTGAATTTCAGCTATCCATTACCCATGTCAATGGTACTGATGACAAATTAGTgcttaaagggaaataaaattgtTCCTTCCTAGCCAAAATCGATCAAGTTTATGCTTCCAGCTGTAGTGTCTGTTTTGCCTTGATTTActagatgaaaaatatttccactaAGGATTTATTATACATTTGTAAACTATACTTTAATTAGCATAGTTTAATATCTATTTCTGCTGTGTATGTGAATGACCAGTATATCACGCAGGATGATTCCAAACAACAGAGATGACACCTACTGCAATATTGGATTCCAGGGGTAAGTTTTCCAGAAAGGTATTTCTTGAACAGACCCATAGTACCTCAAATGCACAGTGGAACCAGAACAGATCCCTACAAAACATCTAAAAAGATGGGCAAAACTTTACCTGCTCCCTTTCTTGAAGATTGCTTCTAAAAAGAATGGCAAGCACTTTTCAAGTAGTTTGTCAAGTATCTGACAGCTACTTacagattattattatgttGTTATTATATGTCATAAAACATATACACTATTGTGTATTGTTGTTTTAGTTTACAATTAGCAGTTACAATAAACAAGTCAAAACCTATTACTTAAAGCATCATTATATGGAAATTAAGTTGTCTTTTCCTTAGCATCTCCAGCAATAATGTCTATTGGATTGTAACATTAATTATGCAATAAAAAACACAATcgtttttttcaaaatgtttttccataAATGGTAAGATACAGATTGCTACATATTtgctaagaaaaaagaaattactcttAAGAACtaattttttctaaaatacaaaGTGAAATATGTCATAATTCAGACTAGAAGTGCTATAATTTTAATACTCATTGATATGCTAATACTTGTAAAATAGGCCAACTATAACATACTTCAATAAATCCTATACGCAGGGTGTTTGGGGCTcataaaataggaaaattgATCCTCTGATATCACAGAATCTGCCACACAAAATGACTGCATTTATTCACAACAATAAGTCTAAAGGGAAGCCCTTTAATGACTGCATGTTTTTCTTGtgtattttccatttgcttgctgcatgtgtttgttttagatgccttttttcttcttccatttggTCTGTTGGCTTATTTGGATGAAGGAATGTAGAAGGGCAAACAAAATTTGTTCCTACGGCAGGATGTTTTAGATTAAAATTCCCAACTAATTAGTGTGGTTTTAACCACATTAAGTTTCAAGTTACATATAAAAagattattaattaatttattagcTAGCTATATAGAGAAATTTACATTATATTAAATCCGCACAGCAGGTGCACAGTTAAAGATGTAAATcatttacaaaagcaaaatttactgtttttaacaGGAAACAATGCAGTATAGTTACAccagaaaagtaaaaatttgCTCATTGAACAGCATCTCCACAAAGACATACAGGTGACACTCGATTCCAACCACAGTTTATTGATACATTTTTTTGATGTGACTACTAAATAATTAGTGTTGTCAATGTcgtaaatacattttaaattacaagCCTGTCTTTACATTTTATACATGGCTAATTTTACAAATAGGACTTTAAGATCAGTTTGTCCAGCTTAGACGTGTTGCTGAGCAAGAGGCCAACAATAAATACTTCCTTCTGAAGAAGGCTTCAATACAATGCCAATTTTAGAATTTTATGCTGAGAAGTTATTAGCAATATTATTGAATACATTCTGCCTTTCTCATACATAATTATTCGGCTGCTTGGGATTGGCATGTTTTCAACTAGCCTAATTCATACTATTTTTATCTTAGTTAAAGTTAACTAATACAAATATGCAGTGTAAGTTCAGGTATAttatctgtatttaaaaaatccCACGCGCTTCCGTATCTATAGTAAAATACCTCCTCTTACTTTCATTGCTCGTGGAAGTGGAAGCAGTCAGCTGTTTCAGGATCCACAAACTCTTCGGTTTAGTACATGTTACTTCTCTGTTACTTCTCAGCCTGACTGCTGCTTTATAGCACTATTCTGATTATTGGGTCCGTGGAATACAGCCGGTTTGTTAACTAGGTTAATATCATTTAGGGTTAAAGCATCATTTATAGTTCCATGAAATGAGTAACTTTATCccgattttttttccatttgtctcTGAATATATTCTGCACGCATTAGACTGAACTATCAGAGCAGTTGAACTAAGGCTGGAATATTTTATAATTCGTCACTGCGATCCAAGCTCAGGAAAGTACCGAAGGTTGGGTTTCTGAAATCTTGCACTTTTCAAGGGCAACTCACCCATGGGAATGGTTTTAACTTCTGGCATCGCAGAGCACGTCAGCATATGACACCCATGGCAGAAGTCCTTGCGCTCCCTAGAGCTGCGTTACCCCATGGCGACTCCTTTCAGCTCTGGCCGAAATCAGAGCAGCTCTTCCCAGCTAGGGCAGGCTCTGGCTGCAGCGGGTACCCAAAGTATGGCGGCGACACCAGAAATCCCGGCGGCTGGTTCAGGTGGGTGGTGTGGGCTGGCTGGAAGCAGCCAGATGTGTAAGGCGGTGGTGGCGATGCCACGAGGCAgcccggctctgcccgggcgAAGGAGAACCTGCGAACCGACCCGCTGGCCGAACTGGAACTGGTGGCTGTGCTCGACTGCCTCGACGGCGTCCTGAAGCTGGTTGAGGCCAGGATCATGGGAAGCGTCTCGGTCTGGTAGCTCCGGAGAGAGAAGCGTATTGGCTGAGAAGGCTGCTTAGGTCTTAAACAGGTGCAGCAATAAACCGCCACCAGAGAGCCCACGATAATGAAGGCGATAAATATTGATCCGACTATGAGGAACGGCACGTAGATGGGCtctgggagaagaaagaagaggaaaagccaTGCGTGTTAGCCTGTGGAAATAACCCTGCTCTTACTTAGAAATAAGAgcttacggagccccacatcaTTGGCTCAGTCCCGCTAGACACCGAGCCTCGCAGAGCTCCTGACCGCTCTCATTAGAACTAAATTAAAGTTTATACCCTAGGGCCACGAGTCAGAAGTTCTCTCTGTTGACGGTGTTAGCAGTTACCGACAGTAGACTCCGTTTGCCACACGGCTATTAAGGTTTCACAGACTCCCACCCCTCTCCCACCCCCCTCAGACCCCAAAATTGGGGCTGGCGGTGTAGCTGCCTGTGCTAACCAGGCTCGGGTGCCCCAGCTGCTGTTACACGCCGTGAGGTGGCCACAGGCGTGGTCCCACGCTGGACCCGTCGAGGCACAGCCTCGGGCACCCGGAGGGGGCcgctcccggagcccccccggccccaccgcACCTGGAGCCTCCGgaccgggccgggccgggccaggTTGCCCCCGGGGGGTCCGTCCCCAGCCCGCCCCGAGCCCCTCGGTGCGGGCACTCACGGGCGGTGACTCCCGGGTCCGGGGTCTGCCGGTCGTTGGTGCAGCCGCCCTGCTCCAGGCGCGCCTCGGCGGCGGCGCAGCAGTAGCGCAGCGCGCAGGAGCCGCAGCAGATGGTGGCGGCCGCCGTGTCGAAGCCCTCGGGGCACTGGAAACCCTCGTGGTAGCCGCCCTGCCCGTCCACCCAGCCGTGGCAGTACTCCCCGCCGCCGggctgcccgccgccgccgccgcccagcagccccagcaggaggcagcgcagcggcagcagcaccagcagccgccgccgccgccccgccatcgccccaccgccgccgccgccgccgccggggcaGGCAGGGGGCGGCCCCGGGTGCGGAGCCGAGCCCCGGCCGGGAAGGGGGGCAGCCCCCCTCCGTGCCgaccccgccgccgccccgcgggCGGAGCCGCCCCCcgagctgccccagccccgcacTCAcctgccgcccgccgcccgccgcccggcTTTCCCCTCTGCTGCCCCCGCCCCGGCCGCTGCCGTCGGGCCCGGGCCgctccgtgcccccccctccccgagcagctccggggctgcggggccgggcggcggcgagCCCCGacggggcggccgcgggggcTGGCCCCACGCTGCGCCCCCCGCAGCGCCCAAACGCGGGGCCGGCCGCGCCAGGAGCGCGTTAAACATCGCTGAAAGCTCgtttggaaagaaaattcaCAAGCCGAACATATTATTTATTGCTAGGACTCCGCTTTTTAACTCGTTCCCTCGATGCTTTTTCAGTGCAAACGCGTACCCGCGTGAGATTTACAGCCTCTTCTAGGCCTGTCACCTTTCTTTTCCAGACGGAGAGGGAGAGTGTGGGGCAAGGGAGGAGGGACGCATCTGTTCGTAGGATCGTCTGATCCTTTTCGGCTGGAGGAGTAACGGCAAGTCACCAAGCACCGGGAAAACCACAAAAGGAACTGCTTATTCATTTATtctaggggaaaaataatatattttaaatgaactgAGCAGATCTGGATTTCTGGTTCAGGCAGAGAAACATTTCTCTAAATGATGCGTCCCTTGTGTGCTATCCAAGAGGCGCTCCTGCTTTCACAGCAGAAGTGCTTACGAAACCAGCATCACGTTAAAGTTGGGCTGGAGCAATGACTGAATTTTTACTGCGTCTCAAACCTCCTGCCATCGCTTACTGCTGGGGTATGAATATGTATACCCGAGGCTGACCGCTTGTCACCCATTTTGAATGCCCGTGTCACTAATTTCAAAAGTTGGCAGGTTCGGTGAAACAAAAGGAACAAAGTGTGCTGTGTACCAGCAATAAAACTCTGTGCGCTGAGAACCATCTATCAAGACCTTAGACTTCTGGCCAACCCCAAATACAGTCCACAAGCacaatatttgtatttgtttttgttttaactagactattctgtctttttttttttctctgacctttttttttccccaattttgatttctttaaacATGACCAGTACTACTGGataggaaaagcaaacagaaaattgtataaatgcaaaatatttttcatggcTAGTTAGCAGGTGTAGgcacagaaataacaaaactggatattaaaaaaaaacagattcctAACAGAAAGATGTGATATTCTGTCCcattctgcattttcattttgaaatgatgaTGTGAATTAAACTTGTACCAGCTGTCCCGACTCTGACTTCCCAGTTTTTACAGGCTGATGTTAAATATTAATAGACTTTTGCATTTACTTCGCTGTGGTTTCAGAGCAAACACAGCCTCCACGGGATGTTTGAAAATGTATGGCATTTAGAGGCTTAATCCGGCTTCCAGGAAGGGCAGAAGGAACCTCGCTGTTGACCAGGACGAGACTTGGAGCAGGAGCTCAGCGAGGGCTGCACGGTGCCTTCACCCgtgctctgctgtgctgtagGTCTGCAGACAACAGGTCCGTCCTGTTGGATTCCTGGAAAAAGTCACCTTTGGTAGGAATCACTTCAGTAACTGTGTCCCAGTTCATACAGGAGTTGATCCTGCTAATTAATTCACCAGCTTACAAAACACGgaggtctgaaaaaaaatcattccaaCAGACATATATTAGATATTTAGCTGTTTCACTGCGGGAATGGAAGAGAGATTTTGCAGTGGGGGGAGCTGGAGGGGGATACACTCCTAATCCACAGCCATCAGCAAGCCTCTGACCTGGTTTTATGCTCCTGTGTTACACCTCCTGTGCTTGGATGGTTAACAAAATGTTATCAGTCAGTCTTTGTGCCCCTTTGGACAGAGGCTACTCTCTGCTCCCCTCTGGTGTAACCTGCAGGCAGCTCTATCAAATCTGAGCAATTTATTTGAATCCCAAATTGCCCCATCTTGCAAGAAAAACCCTGTAAGGGCTCAAGTATTTGCTCAAATGTGCATATGTGGTTGGTTTATATTTGTGGGAATAAATGGCATTTCACTCACTTGAGTGGTTTATCACACTTGTGccaaataaaaatcagaggcAGGTTTTGGTACTGCTCTTGCACACACTGCGAACTCTGAATGTTTGAAGATACATGCACAGTTTTCCAGAGGACTGACTTCTCTGggcttattttttccctttctctgaaatactgATGCTGCTGACAGAACGTCATGCAATGCTTGGCGCAGGTGAACTGAGTTGTTCTGACCTGGAAAGGCAAAATGTTTGATCTGCTTGCCTTTTGTAAAGGTTGTATCATCTGTGCAATCCCATACTTAAAGAATTTCAGTTGCTAGCATATTTCTTCCTGTCTATTTATATTATTggttttaaacaaacaattaagaATACAGGGAAAAAGTCATCCAGACTGCTGGTGAGCATTCTTTACCTGCAGTTTGAGAACATCATGTTGCTACAAGTACCTCGTTTAGGCTGCATTTTGTTGGGTAACATTCTTGCAAAGTAC
It encodes:
- the SHISA3 gene encoding protein shisa-3 homolog — its product is MAGRRRRLLVLLPLRCLLLGLLGGGGGGQPGGGEYCHGWVDGQGGYHEGFQCPEGFDTAAATICCGSCALRYCCAAAEARLEQGGCTNDRQTPDPGVTAQPIYVPFLIVGSIFIAFIIVGSLVAVYCCTCLRPKQPSQPIRFSLRSYQTETLPMILASTSFRTPSRQSSTATSSSSASGSVRRFSFARAEPGCLVASPPPPYTSGCFQPAHTTHLNQPPGFLVSPPYFGYPLQPEPALAGKSCSDFGQS